Proteins encoded by one window of Ascochyta rabiei chromosome 1, complete sequence:
- a CDS encoding Bacterial ABC-type protein transporter, with the protein MRGTAAFVAKAWHGPGPLFSSLQPPRITTTSPISVLSRALNTKPTPAHIATPQARCASRCASSLFPSSAALRFAPVGATRRNVFQQPMRMLTASRTLAEAQVKTPTRQRKSYKKEMEEKGAVDLEENDGEPEESQGFVKSEKATAARQVNLSAKLSKEGSSKASGGMGEIWRLIKIARPEMGTLSWAFVFLLFSSAISMSIPFSIGRILDAATQAEKTDGLLFGMDMTTFYIALASVLCAGAAANFGRIVILRIVGERIVARLRSQLYRKTFVQNAEFFDANRVGDLISRLGSDTIIVGKSITQNLSDGLRSLVSGAAGFVMMGYVSLKLTGILALIGPPVAVVAFLSGRSLRTLSRKIQKNLGTLTKIAEERLGNVRTSQAFVGEVQEAARYNRQIKRIFQLGKKEAVVAAGFYGSTGLMGNLTIIAILYVGAGMVKSGVISIGELSSFLMYTAYAGSSMVGLSGFYGEMMKGVGAASRLFELQDRQPTISPTKGEAVRSARGPIEFKNVSFAYPTRPAVGIFKDISFKIDQGTNVAIVAPSGAGKSTVASLLLRFYVPTAGTITIDGRDITALNAKQLRRKIGFVGQEPVLFSGTIAENIAYGAPQATRAEIVAAARKANCQFISDFPDGLETHVGARGTQLSGGQKQRIAIARALIKKPDILILDEATSALDAESETLVNQALGKLLAENNTTISIAHRLSTIKRSDRIICINADGQVAEEGSYKELSSNPEGAFSKLMEWQMSGGEGDTQSVKNPRPTEEGEIERELENETEEEASQNRV; encoded by the exons ATGCGCGGAACAGCGGCTTTCGTGGCCAAGGCCTGGCATGGCCCTGGACCTTTGTTCTCCTCGCTACAGCCGCCACGCATAACGACGACTTCGCCCATATCGGTGCTGTCGAGAGCATTGAATACGAAGCCGACGCCCGCACACATCGCCACTCCACAAGCACGATGCGCGAGCAGATGTGCGTCATCACTATTCCCCTCTTCGGCCGCCTTGCGATTCGCGCCAGTAGGCGCCACGCGTCGCAATGTCTTCCAGCAGCCTATGCGCATGCTTACAGCCTCGAGGACCCTGGCCGAAGCTCAGGTCAAGACGCCAACAAGACAGCGCAAGTCGTACAAGAAGGAGATGGAGGAGAAAGGCGCAGTAGACCTGGAAGAGAACGACGGAGAGCCTGAGGAGTCCCAGGGTTTCGTCAAGTCGGAGAAAGCAACGGCAGCGCGACAAGTCAACCTAAGCGCAAAGCTGAGCAAAGAGGGTAGCTCAAAGGCAAGCGGCGGTATGGGGGAGATATGGCGGTTGATCAAGATCGCCAGGCCAGAGATGGGCACCCTCTCATGGGCGTTTGTCTTCCTCCTGTTCTCTTCCGCCATCTCCATGTCAATTCCCTTCTCTATTGGACGAATCCTGGACGCTGCTACCCAAGCCGAGAAGACTGATGGTCTGCTCTTCGGTATGGACATGACGACATTCTACATTGCGCTGGCCTCAGTGCTGTGCGCAGGTGCGGCGGCAAACTTTGGCCGTATCGTCATTCTGCGAATCGTCGGTGAACGCATCGTCGCTCGCCTGCGATCCCAGCTGTACCGCAAGACCTTTGTCCAGAACGCCGAATTCTTTGACGCCAACCGTGTTGGTGATCTCATCTCCCGCCTCGGCTCGGACACGATCATCGTCGGAAAGAGCATTACGCAAAACTTGTCTGACGGCCTTCGCTCGCTTGTAAGCGGTGCTGCCGGTTTTGTCATGATGGGCTACGTGAGTCTCAAGCTTACCGGTATTCTAGCTTTGATTGGTCCTCCCGTTGCTGTAGTTGCCTTCCTCTCCGGTCGATCTCTGCGAACTCTGAGTCGTAAGATTCAAAAGAACCTTGGTACCCTTACCAAGATCGCTGAAGAGCGCCTTGGCAATGTCAGGACCAGTCAGGCTTTCGTCGGAGAAGTCCAAGAAGCTGCACGCTACAACCGCCAAATCAAGAGAATATTCCAGCTCGGAAAGAAGGAAGCTGTGGTGGCTGCAGGTTTCTACGGTAGTACTGGACTCATGGGTAACCTGACGATCATTGCTATCTTGTACGTTGGAGCCGGCATGGTCAAGAGCGGAGTCATCTCTATCGGTGAACTCTCGTCCTTCCTCATGTATACTGCATACGCTGGGTCTAGCATGGTTGGTCTGTCGGGCTTCTATGGCGAGATGATGAAGGGTGTAGGTGCCGCCAGTCGTCTCTTCGAGCTCCAGGATCGCCAGCCTACAATCTCGCCAACCAAAGGCGAGGCTGTCAGGTCTGCGCGCGGGCCGATCGAGTTCAAGAACGTATCATTTGCCTACCCAACGAGACCAGCAGTCGGCATCTTCAAGGACATCAGCTTCAAGATTGACCAGGGCACCAACGTCGCAATTGTTGCGCCAAGTGGAGCTGGGAAGTCAACCGTTGCAAGCCTGCTGCTCCGCTTCTACGTACCCACAGCTGGGACCATCACCATTGATGGCCGCGACATCACTGCACTGAACGCCAAACAATTGAGGCGGAAGATTGGTTTCGTTGGGCAAGAGCCAGTACTGTTCTCAGGTACCATTGCAGAGAACATTGCGTACGGCGCGCCTCAGGCGACCCGCGCTGAGATCGTGGCAGCAGCCCGAAAGGCCAACTGCCAATTTATCAGCGATTTT CCTGACGGCCTTGAAACACACGTTGGTGCACGCGGCACACAACTTTCTGGTGGTCAGAAGCAGCGTATCGCCATTGCACGTGCGCTGATCAAAAAGCCCGATATTCTCATTCTTGACGAAGCTACGAGTGCCTTGGACGCTGAGTCGGAAACGCTTGTCAACCAAGCTCTTGGAAAGCTGCTGGCTGAAAACAACACTACAATCAGCATTGCGCATCGTTTATCGACCATCAAGCGCTCCGACCGCATCATCTGCATCAACGCCGATGGTCAGGTTGCCGAAGAGGGATCCTACAAGGAGCTTTCTTCCAACCCTGAGGGTGCATTCAGCAAACTCATGGAGTGGCAGATGAGTGGAGGTGAGGGCGACACTCAAAGTGTCAAGAACCCCAGGCCTACTGAAGAAGGCGAGATTGAGAGGGAGCTGGAGAACGAGACcgaagaggaggctagccaGAACAGGGTCTAG
- a CDS encoding RNA polymerase I enhancer binding protein produces MGVSSSQPFPSSQDPVLSSNTAKNVTTPSLAERVPRCTPTMDDEAASQQLMSEARALHTTDHDGPAIPLLLDGASQDTITKTPGSSAKKAKKPRRKPPTASHNNLQDAFPGSSLPSYSLKELQAFVGPSPSKKKTSASTIPSTQIEVPATQTESQLNTAPSTTPLTTSQAATTSSSKKKKSGKGKENTQAQTNLHNDMQEEKTQPDVGSPSAGVKARNPRRKRQALNSQAELADTLIEQDTIPATPYEKTTEEPIAPPSNPIEGQTSQKRRRKNKPHSSVNSPDFDSNKIVETSIAEQEEAPGATAEGSRDHVGASNAEEQPLIPMALLDNLKAERLQSSPAGSALRKTQKLPENKSDAEAEADLPDAVETTTPIKTPGTAQSTKKRKRSRKDKQAPKTPLLDWDPPVRSLDDPPTQPFNYEDMDELELLPENDNQSDSKTASCGSRRKRKSTNSKKASRPSVGGLARTPSHRSSRSRADPNRNYQRDHDDDGRTAAEIALDSSHELGQPPDKRTSGEYTADEKELLRRAIRDYQERNGLEVADLVEIIQWTHVRRKEMGSNTTDQTEEQYKRDSSVFWDDVGSAGLMRQSSDIKRHVRARYHTCRRGHWSQEEDEILRELADSHPGQWKLVATQLNRLELDVYNRWKDYVRHGESRMTKRWSKDEEEKFVKVLSTVCQRVEDHLAETGKPPLDDYTPVINWHEVCREMGDTRSRLQCQSKWKQMRAREPPATVGVEIKPRKTPEPGQVGVEEPQKKRDKSRAKKEGESAGAIAEASPLGPEDMLWGDKFDLVGHVVEQVVADGCETESQIVWQDIAEQMKQTWSVRTLQKAYKELRELVDEQEDLTASLGALLAYMNENHKSEMDDRYIPLPELDAGGEDAPVSHSSQKRKRMSGVGSGKSTAKRNKKGTPSTTKAYKSKELITDSDNAESEVEG; encoded by the exons ATGGGCGTTTCCTCTTCTCAGCCTTTCCCCAGCTCGCAAGATCCTGTCCTCAGCTCGAACACGGCCAAAAACGTCACAACTCCCAGCCTCGCCGAACGCGTGCCCCGCTGTA CTCCTACCATGGACGACGAGGCAGCTTCGCAACAGCTCATGAGCGAAGCTCGCGCTCTTCACACGACGGACCACGACGGACCCGCAATCCCACTGTTGCTCGACGGAGCTTCACAAGACACAATCACAAAAACACCTGGGTCCAGCGCAAAAAAAGCCAAGAAGCCAAGGAGGAAGCCACCTACAGCCTCGCATAACAATCTTCAGGACGCTTTTCCTGGCTCGTCGCTCCCGTCCTACTCTCTCAAAGAATTGCAAGCCTTTGTGGGTCCTTCGCCTTCGAAGAAAAAGACCTCCGCGTCCACTATACCTTCTACTCAGATCGAAGTGCCCGCCACACAAACCGAGTCGCAGCTGAACACTGCGCCTTCCACAACTCCTTTGACAACAAGCCAAGCAGCTACTACCAGCTcatcgaagaagaagaaatcGGGGAAAGGCAAGGAGAACACGCAAGCTCAGACCAACCTACACAACGATATGCAGGAGGAGAAAACACAGCCAGACGTAGGCTCGCCGTCCGCAGGCGTGAAGGCGCGAAATCCACGCAGGAAGAGGCAGGCTTTGAATAGCCAGGCTGAGCTTGCAGACACACTGATCGAGCAAGACACCATACCAGCCACTCCGTACGAAAAGACGACCGAAGAACCCATCGCTCCGCCATCAAACCCAATCGAAGGTCAAACGAGCCAGAAGCGGCGCAGAAAAAACAAGCCGCACAGCTCGGTGAACAGTCCTGATTTCGACAGCAATAAAATCGTCGAAACGTCCATAGCCGAACAGGAAGAGGCGCCAGGTGCGACAGCGGAAGGTAGTCGCGACCATGTCGGCGCTTCAAACGCTGAAGAACAACCGTTGATTCCTATGGCATTACTCGACAATTTGAAAGCCGAAAGATTGCAGTCTTCGCCAGCGGGTTCGGCGTTGAGGAAAACTCAAAAGCTACCTGAAAACAAATCAGatgcagaggcagaggcagatcTCCCAGATGCTGTGGAAACAACTACTCCAATCAAAACTCCCGGTACCGCACAGAGCACAAAAAAGAGAAAAAGGTCGAGAAAAGACAAGCAGGCTCCTAAAACGCCATTGCTTGACTGGGACCCTCCAGTTCGGAGCCTTGATGACCCCCCCACACAGCCTTTCAATTACGAGGACATGGACGAGCTCGAGCTGCTCCCAGAAAACGACAACCAGAGTGACAGCAAGACGGCATCATGCGGCTCACGCCGCAAGAGGAAGTCGACAAATAGCAAGAAAGCCTCTCGACCCAGTGTTGGGGGTCTTGCTAGGACGCCCAGTCACAGGAGCTCAAGGAGCAGAGCTGACCCCAACCGCAATTACCAGCGTGATCACGATGACGATGGACGAACAGCCGCCGAGATAGCTCTTGATAGCTCGCATGAGCTAGGACAACCGCCTGACAAACGCACGAGCGGAGAGTACACGGCTGACGAGAAGGAGCTTCTCCGCAGAGCCATCAGGGACTACCAAGAGCGAAATGGCCTTGAAGTTGCGGACCTCGTCGAGATTATTCAGTGGACTCATGTCCGTAGGAAGGAGATGGGGTCCAACACGACGGATCAAACCGAGGAGCAATACAAACGGGACAGCTCTGTATTCTGGGATGACGTCGGTAGCGCTGGACTGATGCGCCAAAGTTCAGACATCAAGAGGCATGTTCGTGCGCGGTACCACACTTGTCGACGCGGGCACTGGTCacaggaggaggacgagatTTTGAGAGAACTTGCCGACAGCCACCCTGGCCAGTGGAAACTCGTCGCAACACAGCTTAATCGGCTCGAGTTGGATGTCTACAATCGCTGGAAGGACTATGTGCGGCACGGTGAGAGCAGGATGACGAAACGTTGGAGCAAGGATGAAGAGGAGAAGTTTGTCAAGGTTCTGTCCACTGTGTGTCAAAGAGTCGAGGATCACCTGGCAGAAACCGGAAAGCCGCCTCTCGACGACTACACGCCCGTCATCAACTGGCACGAAGTCTGTAGGGAGATGGGTGACACTCGCAGTCGCTTGCAATGCCAATCGAAATGGAAGCAGATGAGAGCTCGAGAGCCGCCAGCTACTGTAGGTGTCGAGATCAAGCCGAGAAAGACGCCGGAACCAGGCCAGGTGGGGGTGGAGGAACCGCAGAAGAAGCGTGACAAATCAAGGGCAAAGAAAGAAGGCGAGTCAGCCGGCGCAATTGCAGAAGCAAGTCCACTCGGACCGGAAGACATGCTTTGGGGCGACAAGTTCGATCTCGTGGGCCATGTTGTCGAGCAGGTGGTTGCGGATGGATGCGAAACGGAGAGTCAGATTGTCTGGCAGGATATCGCCGAGCAGATGAAGCAGACATGGTCTGTACGCACCTTGCAAAAGGCTTACAAGGAACTGCGGGAGCTTGTTGACGAACAAGAAGATCTGACGGCATCTCTTGGCGCTCTCCTTGCCTACATGAATGAGAACCACAAGTCTGAGATGGACGACCGATACATCCCTCTGCCCGAGCTAGACGCAGGTGGAGAGGATGCGCCCGTCTCCCACTCTAGCcagaagagaaagagaatGAGTGGCGTGGGTTCTGGCAAATCTACAGCGAAGCGGAACAAGAAGGGTACACCGAGTACTACGAAGGCGTACAAGTCGAAGGAGTTGATTACTGACAGTGACAACGCGGAGAGCGAGGTAGAGGGGTGA